In Paramicrobacterium humi, the genomic stretch TGCGCGATACATCTCGTCGAGCCGCTCCCGATCTGGGAGACTAGACGCATGGTAACCTCCCCGCTCCTCGACATTGAGGCGATCCGACGCGCCTGTGAGCGGTTCGGCGTGGAACGGCTCCGTGTATTTGGCTCGGTGCTCACGGACCGGTTCGATCCGGAGACGAGTGATGTCGACTTCCTCGTGACATTCCGGCCGGAGCGCGAGAATCTGTTCCACGATTACTTTGACCTGAAGTTCGAGTTGGAGCGGATCGTGGGTCGGGGAGTCGATCTCGTCGTGGAGCGCTCGGTGAAGAACCCCTTCTTCAAGGCGTCTGCCTTCGGGGGCGCACAGGATCTCTATGCGGCCTGAGGTGGGTGCGCATCTCTGGGACACGGTTGAAGCCGCGAGGCTCGTCCACGAATTCGCAAGTGGCAAGACCGAGAAAGAGTTCAACTCCGACGTGCTCATGCGCTCGGCGATTGAGCGTCAGCTGGAGGTTCTCGGCGAGGCCTTGAACCGACTCCGGAGGGACGACCCTGAGACAGCCGCCCGGGTGCCGGACCTCGAGAAGATCGCCGGGATGCGGAACGTAATCGCTCACGAATACGGCTCCATCGATTACGAGATCGTGTGGCGCGCGACGACCGGGGTTCCCGCCCTGATCCCGATTCTCGATGAACTCGTCAATGAGGCGCTGGGCGCGGCGGGACTGTAGTGGTATCTCGGCAAGATCCGACAAATCGGTC encodes the following:
- a CDS encoding nucleotidyltransferase family protein — translated: MVTSPLLDIEAIRRACERFGVERLRVFGSVLTDRFDPETSDVDFLVTFRPERENLFHDYFDLKFELERIVGRGVDLVVERSVKNPFFKASAFGGAQDLYAA
- a CDS encoding HepT-like ribonuclease domain-containing protein, whose protein sequence is MRPEVGAHLWDTVEAARLVHEFASGKTEKEFNSDVLMRSAIERQLEVLGEALNRLRRDDPETAARVPDLEKIAGMRNVIAHEYGSIDYEIVWRATTGVPALIPILDELVNEALGAAGL